In bacterium, the genomic window TTCCCAGCCGTAATCGTCTATGCCCCATTCCGAGGCGGCTTTGGCCAGATTGTTGTTGGCGCTGATCCCCGTTCCCAACTGCCAGGCAAACAAGAGCATCACCGCGGTCATGGCCCCGGAAAGGGTTCCCCAGTAGATCCAGCCCCTTTGCCACCAGGAGACCGGCTTGGCTCTTAAACTTTCCGCCACCACCACCGGAAGGTTGATGAAGAACCTGTCTTCCGGCATCTCCACTTCCCAACTATGGGCCAGCTGCAGCAGTTTTGCGGCGGTGTCTTCAGTGTGAATTATTTTGGTTTCGTTTTTCATTTTATATTTTCAGATCAGATCTTTTAAGCTTATTTTCAATTTTTCCACCGCCTGGTGGTAGTTGGCTTTGACGCTGCCCTCTGTCCTTCCGGTCATTTTGGCAATTTCCTCGTGCTTGAAACCCTCGTATTGGTGCATCACGAAGACCATTTTCTGTTTGTAGGGCAGTTCGCTTACCGCCTTCTTGACCGCCCTGACCTTGTCGCTGTCCTGCCCGTCCGGGGCCGAAGGTTCCGGGATCTCGTCCAGCGATATTGAGCTGAAAACCTCTTTCTTGCGCCAGCTGGAGCCCAGGTTAATGGCTATCCGGTACAGCCAGGTTTTGACCTCGGATTGCCCCCTAAAGCCGTCCAGCCCCTTGTAAGCCCTGATGAACACCTCCTGGGTAAGGTCCTTGGCATCCTCAACATTGCCGGTCAGCCGGTAACACAGGCGGTAGATGGCCTGGCTGTTGGACGCTATAACCTCTTTGAGATCATATGATTGAGGCCTGTTTTTTATGTCGTTTTGAGTCTGATCGATCATCTGCTTACAAAGTATTAGACTGCTGAAGGTGTGAAAAGGTTTATTATTGGGAAACAAAAAACGCCCCGCACAAAACGGGGCGTTTTAAAGAATGTCTGATTAGAACTTGAAGGAAACGCCGGCTGCCAGGTAGTATGGATACCCCAGCCGGGCGGTGCCTACCATGGTCGGGCTGAAATCATAGTTGCATCCCAAGGCTCCGCCGAAGAACATGGCGCTGCCGGACACATCGTAGTTATACCAATCGCCATAGCCGGCAGCATACTCAACATCCATGGAAACAATATCATACCCCATCACTGCGCCAACGAACGGATCAAACTTTTCGCCGGGCTTGAAGTGGTAATTGCCCTGGGCGCCTATCGCTATATAGGTATAGGTATATTCAGCCCAGTAGTAGTCCTCAGACTGCGAGGACCAGCCAAGGATGGCGCCGCCGCTGATCTTCTCGTGGAACCCGTATTCGAACTGTCCGCCAAGCATCAGATCGTGCCAGCCAAGACCAACCAGCGGGCCGACGTATTTGGTGCCCATTTTGTAGCCCTCGGCTGAGGCCATGCCGGCCATCACCGCCACCAGCAATAATACCACTGCCAGTTTCTTCATGCCTGTTTCTCCTTTTAGTTAATTATGGTTTGTGGACTTATTTTCGTTTTACACTTGATAGTTTATACCAACTGGCGGTAAAAGTCAAGACTATGGCCTCAAAATACAAAAATAATAATAACTAGTCAGACCTTGATTGTAAAGGATATGTTTGCCAACCGTATTGCCACGACCTTCAGGTCGTGGTATGCAATTATATTAAATCCGGTGGGCTTTAGCCCCAGAGAAGTTCAGAATATGGATTCGTAATCTGGGGTTGAAACCCCAAGAGATTTTTTCCGATCCTTCTGCCACGTGCTAAAGCTCGTGGCAATGGAAATAGAATAATTAGCATAAAAAAAGATGTCATTTTTCCACTACCTGAACAGTTACAAAAAATAAAATGGGCAGTTCCCCATAACAGGAAACTGCCCAGGACAAAGTGCTAACGGATCTTCTTCTTGTGCCGGTTGGCGCGGAGCCTCTTCTTGCGCTTGTGGGTGGCCATCTTGTGTCCTTTTTTCTTTTTACCGCAGGGCATAAAAAACCTTTCTTCCTCTGTATTCTAAAATGAATTTATTTTTGCATTACCATGGCTTTGAGTTCGTTGGAGGCCTGGAAGACCGGTGTCAGCCGGGCCGGTATCTGCACCGTCTCTGTTGGCCGCCGGGGATTGCGTGCCAGCCTGGGTTTGCGCTCCTTGATCTTGAAGCGGCCAAATCCCCTGATCTCGATGTTCTTGCCTTCGGACAGCGTCTGCATGATGGAATCCAAAAACGAATCGACAATGATCTTGGCATCGCGCTGGGTAAAACCTGTTTTGTCGCAGACTATCTTCACCAGGTCGGCCTTAGTCATGAAATTTCCTCCTTTTGGTGCGCTGTATGGATATTATAAGCGGAATGATATATCAGTGACAACTCCCGCAGTTATGCGAGGAGCAGCTGTGGCATCCGGACTTGGAAGACGAGGAAACAAAACCGCTCTGGCTCTTGCAGCCGAAGGCTGAAAAAAGTTTTTCCACCTCGGCGCTTTGGCATTCCGGGCACTTGGGATCAGGATCGGAAGCCCGCATTAACTGGTCAAATTTGTGCTGACACTGCCGGCACTCGAATTCGTATATCGGCATATTATTATAATACAACGAATTAGGGAATTTGTCAATATGTTTTTTTATAAATTTCAAATATTTAGCAGGAACCCCGCCGGGGAGATATACCACTTTGCCCACGAAACCTACAAAAATATTTTTCATAGGACACGGATTTTTAGATACTTTCCCCTCAAAACAATAAAAGACTAAAGATCTTACGATTCACAAATTACGAATAACAATTAACTAACAAAGCGCTTCCAGCATTTTAAGGGCATGGCTCTGGGGGAAGTCAACTTTATGTTTGAACTCCACTATCTGCAGGCTTTCCCCGGGCTCGGGCATTCCCCTTTCGCCCTGATGCGCTGATATCAGGCAGGGCACCTTCAGCAGACAGGCCAGCGAGAACAGATCGTTCTTGACGCCGATGAAGGCCTTGGCAAAGGACAGGGCATCGGCCAGCTCCACTGTGGACAGCGAGTTCAGCAGCAGGACGCCGGAAGGGTTGGCGGACTGGAGCTCGGGGCCGGCATTTATCAGCATCAGTTTAAGGCTGGAATGCTTTTGGGCCTG contains:
- a CDS encoding zinc ribbon domain-containing protein, with the protein product MPIYEFECRQCQHKFDQLMRASDPDPKCPECQSAEVEKLFSAFGCKSQSGFVSSSSKSGCHSCSSHNCGSCH
- a CDS encoding HU family DNA-binding protein, with product MTKADLVKIVCDKTGFTQRDAKIIVDSFLDSIMQTLSEGKNIEIRGFGRFKIKERKPRLARNPRRPTETVQIPARLTPVFQASNELKAMVMQK
- a CDS encoding RNA polymerase sigma factor encodes the protein MIDQTQNDIKNRPQSYDLKEVIASNSQAIYRLCYRLTGNVEDAKDLTQEVFIRAYKGLDGFRGQSEVKTWLYRIAINLGSSWRKKEVFSSISLDEIPEPSAPDGQDSDKVRAVKKAVSELPYKQKMVFVMHQYEGFKHEEIAKMTGRTEGSVKANYHQAVEKLKISLKDLI